A single window of Plectropomus leopardus isolate mb chromosome 12, YSFRI_Pleo_2.0, whole genome shotgun sequence DNA harbors:
- the si:ch73-71c20.5 gene encoding DUF4748 domain-containing protein, whose protein sequence is MPDSGTNMAAHMTAVRTALKGVHRVPGRWLLTQRSKTSFQCLQLPAAQCRQLHVSSAAFLCSSGTEPQRSSQPQSTASNRADDRKAGREEEEEDPEYIPRRKAKNPMMKIGYAWMIGLPAGIIGFLLTKREVDKNRLKQLKIRQRMKRSNEGEYDGSRYSHHTQNVKVDQ, encoded by the exons ATGCCTGACTCTGGAACAAACATGGCGGCGCACATGACAGCTGTGAGGACTGCACTGAaag GTGTACACCGTGTTCCCGGCCGGTGGCTCCTGACGCAGAGGAGCAAAACCTCGTTTCAGTGTTtgcagctgcctgctgctcagTGTCGGCAGCTGCACGTCTCCTCTGCTGCCTTTTTGTGCAGCTCCGGGACAGAGCCGCAGAGGAGCAGCCAGCCACAAAGCACAGCCTCAAACCGCGCAGACGACAGGAAGGCCGGacgggaggaagaggaggaggatccTGAATACATCCCCAGGAGAAAGGCGAAGAACCCCATGATGAAGATTGGCTATGCCTG GATGATTGGCCTCCCTGCAGGTATCATCGGCTTTCTCCTGACCAAGAGAGAAGTGGACAAGAACAGACTGAAGCAGCTAAAGATTCGACAGAGAATGAAAAGGTCAAACGAGGGTGAATATGACGGCAGTCGCTACAGCCATCACACACAGAATGTCAAAGTGGACCAGTGA